In Nitrospinota bacterium, one genomic interval encodes:
- a CDS encoding ribosome maturation factor RimP — translation MAKPPVSQTVMGLIEPILIAEKLELVDVEYKKEGKNWVLRIFIDKEGGVTVDDCQKVSHLTGDLIDVEEIISNPYSLEVSSPGLDRALKREKDFLKFKGREIRLHSLSPIENRRKFTGILKDFKDQNVYLELDGKVFEIPLQLVGKANLVIEI, via the coding sequence ATGGCAAAACCCCCTGTTTCGCAAACTGTTATGGGTTTGATCGAACCGATCCTCATTGCTGAAAAGCTGGAGTTGGTGGATGTCGAATACAAGAAAGAAGGCAAGAACTGGGTTTTAAGGATATTTATCGACAAGGAAGGCGGCGTCACGGTCGATGATTGCCAGAAAGTCAGCCATTTGACCGGCGATCTCATTGACGTTGAAGAAATCATCTCAAACCCCTATAGCCTGGAAGTATCATCCCCCGGTCTTGACAGGGCTTTGAAGCGGGAAAAGGATTTTTTAAAGTTCAAGGGGCGGGAAATCCGTCTGCACAGCCTTTCCCCAATTGAAAATAGAAGGAAGTTTACCGGTATCTTAAAAGACTTTAAAGATCAAAACGTATATTTGGAGTTGGACGGAAAGGTTTTTGAAATTCCGTTACAGCTGGTTGGTAAAGCAAATTTAGTTATTGAAATATAG
- a CDS encoding proline--tRNA ligase — MFFSKLFIPTLKESPADAEVISHKLMVRAGMIRQVASGIYSILPLGLRVLRKVESIIREEMNHINGQEVFLPSIQPAELWIESKRWDFYGKELLRMKDRHEREFCYGPTHEEVITDIVRKEIRSYRQLPILLYQIQTKFRDEVRPRFGIMRGREFMMKDAYSFHTDEKDTRNTYKEVAQAYSNIFKKCGLDFKQVQADSGTIGGSFSHEFAVIADSGEDEIGFCESCGYASNLELAESKSPAPSNPPATLQDIKEVDTPGQKSVEEVAKFLNLPPQKIVKTILFENEQGLVAGLVRGDHEINPVKLKNLIGCEWLHPAEEEVLSKYPNIHCGYVGPVGLDLPVYADNEISILHDFVTGANKPSTHFKGVQTERDLKIKEFSDIRTINPNDPCPRCENGKYQVKRGIEVGHIFILGTKYSSAMKAVYLDQQGKENSMVMGCYGIGVGRTAAAAIEQNHDDRGIIWPINLAPFKVIVIPVNYSNDELKEACDNIYDQLTKLDIETLLDDRSDRLGVKLKDADLMGIPLQIIVGPKNLTAGQIEIKLRKTNESNLHPYPSVIEDIPNILKGL; from the coding sequence CCTGCCGATGCAGAAGTTATCAGCCATAAGCTGATGGTACGTGCAGGTATGATTCGCCAGGTTGCCTCGGGCATTTACTCCATTCTTCCTTTGGGTCTTCGGGTTTTAAGAAAGGTTGAGAGTATCATCCGCGAAGAAATGAATCACATAAACGGACAGGAAGTTTTCCTGCCCAGCATTCAACCAGCCGAATTATGGATAGAAAGCAAGAGATGGGATTTTTATGGCAAAGAATTGTTACGCATGAAGGACCGGCATGAAAGAGAATTCTGTTACGGTCCCACTCACGAGGAGGTCATCACCGACATAGTAAGAAAGGAAATCAGGTCTTATCGCCAATTACCCATTCTTCTCTATCAAATCCAGACCAAATTTCGAGATGAAGTTCGACCTCGGTTCGGTATTATGCGCGGGCGAGAGTTCATGATGAAAGATGCCTACAGTTTTCACACTGATGAAAAAGATACCCGGAACACATACAAAGAGGTAGCTCAGGCCTATAGTAATATTTTTAAAAAATGCGGTTTGGACTTTAAACAGGTTCAGGCAGACTCAGGAACCATCGGCGGAAGTTTTTCTCATGAGTTTGCTGTTATCGCTGATTCGGGTGAAGACGAAATCGGATTTTGTGAATCCTGTGGTTACGCCTCAAATCTTGAATTGGCAGAATCAAAATCACCTGCACCCTCAAACCCACCTGCGACACTGCAAGATATTAAAGAGGTGGATACACCTGGACAGAAATCTGTTGAAGAAGTCGCAAAGTTTCTCAATCTTCCACCCCAGAAAATTGTGAAAACCATTTTATTTGAAAATGAACAAGGTTTGGTAGCGGGTCTGGTCCGCGGAGATCACGAGATCAACCCAGTCAAACTGAAAAATCTAATTGGCTGCGAATGGTTGCATCCTGCAGAAGAAGAAGTGCTCTCCAAATATCCAAATATACATTGTGGTTATGTCGGCCCTGTGGGACTGGACCTGCCAGTATACGCAGATAATGAAATATCAATCCTTCACGATTTTGTCACGGGTGCAAACAAACCGTCCACTCACTTCAAGGGTGTTCAGACAGAGAGGGATCTGAAAATAAAAGAATTCAGCGATATCAGGACCATCAATCCCAATGATCCATGCCCACGTTGCGAAAATGGGAAATACCAGGTCAAACGTGGAATAGAAGTGGGCCATATATTTATACTTGGAACTAAATATTCTTCAGCGATGAAAGCTGTCTATCTTGACCAACAGGGAAAAGAAAACTCAATGGTTATGGGATGTTATGGAATTGGTGTCGGACGCACAGCCGCCGCTGCCATTGAGCAAAACCATGATGACAGAGGAATTATCTGGCCAATCAACCTGGCACCTTTTAAGGTTATTGTTATCCCGGTTAATTATTCCAATGATGAACTAAAAGAAGCCTGCGATAATATATATGACCAGCTTACAAAGCTTGACATAGAAACCCTGCTTGATGACCGGTCAGATAGATTAGGGGTTAAATTAAAGGATGCAGACCTCATGGGTATTCCTCTGCAGATTATTGTCGGCCCCAAAAACCTCACTGCCGGGCAAATTGAAATCAAACTCCGTAAAACAAACGAATCCAACCTCCACCCCTACCCCTCGGTCATTGAAGATATCCCTAACATTTTAAAAGGGTTATAA